TGCGCAAGCTTTTCAACGACATCCCCTTCAGCGGAACAATTGTCATCGGCGAAGGCGAACGCGACGAGGCGCCGATGCTTTTCATCGGCGAGAAGGTCGGAGGCGGAAACGGCACAAAGATCGACATTGCAGTCGACCCCCTTGAGTGCACGAACAGCGTTGCCTTCGGCAGGCCGAACGCCATTTCGGTTCTGGCTGCCGGGCCTGACGGCTGTCTGCTGCATGCGCCCGACACTTACATGGACAAGATTGCGGTAGGCCCGAAAGCCGCGGATGCCATTGACATTCACGCGCAGGTTGCAGAGAATTTGAAGCAGATTGCGGATGCATTGAACAAGGAAATCAAGGATCTGATGGTTGTTGTCCTGGACAGGCCGAGGCACGAAAAGCTGGTCGGGGAAATACGGGCTGCGGGAGCAAGGATTACACTGATTCCGGATGGCGACATTTCCGGGGCGATTGCGCCTTCGATTGAAGGTTCCGGAATAGACGTTTTGATGGGCGTCGGCGCGGCACCGGAAGGCGTGATTGCGGCCGCTGCATTGAAATGTTTGGGCGGAAACATGCAGGGCATCCTGAAACCGAGAAACGAAGAGGAAATCGAAAGGGCGAAAAAAATGGGCGTAAAGGATTTGAACAAGGTTTTTGAAATCGATGACCTGGCGAAAGGCGACAATCTCATGTTTGCTGCAACCGGCGTCACGGACGGGCCGATGCTGAAGGGCATCAATTTCACGAGCTTTGGCGCGGTTTCGCATTCAATGGTCATGAGGAGCAGGAGCGGCACGGTCCGTTTCATTGAATCAAGGCATGTTTTTGAAAAAGAACCAAAATACTGATGGAGGCTGGTTTGGATTGAATGGGCACAATTTCAGGGTTCCGGCGGATGTCCCGCCGGCAATGAGGGAAACGTATGCGAAAAACCTTTCCGAGGCAACGCATGGAACCGGAAAGCTGATGCTGTTCGCGGGCGACCAGAAACTTGAGCATTTGAACGACGATTTTTCCGGCGAAGGCATTGCAGCCGACGACAACGACCCTGAGCACATGTTCAAAATCGCAGGCAAGGCCACGATCGGGGTTTTCGCAGCTCAGCTCGGCCTGATTTCGCATTACGGTTTGGACTACAAAGGCGTGCCATACCTTGTAAAGCTGAATTCAAAAAGCCATCTCGTCAAAACCGACCAGGCCGATCCATTCAGCGGCCAGCTTGTCAGCGTGGATGACGTGGTTGAGTTCAAGAAAAACAGCGGCCTGAGGATTCTTGGCGTCGGATACACTGTTTATTTGGGAAGCGAATTTGAAAGCAGAATGC
The sequence above is drawn from the Candidatus Diapherotrites archaeon genome and encodes:
- a CDS encoding aldolase, with the translated sequence MFLKKNQNTDGGWFGLNGHNFRVPADVPPAMRETYAKNLSEATHGTGKLMLFAGDQKLEHLNDDFSGEGIAADDNDPEHMFKIAGKATIGVFAAQLGLISHYGLDYKGVPYLVKLNSKSHLVKTDQADPFSGQLVSVDDVVEFKKNSGLRILGVGYTVYLGSEFESRMLAEASEIVRKAHQHGLLVVLWVYPRGKAVKDEKDPHLIAGATGAAACIGSDFVKVNYPKKEGANSAEIFREAVKAAGRTKAICAGGSSTDARKFLQGLHDQIHISGAQGNATGRNIHQKPLDEAVRMCDAISAITLAGKSVEEAIEIYDGKKKLALK
- the glpX gene encoding class II fructose-bisphosphatase encodes the protein MDRNLALEFVRVTEGAAISCARFVGLGDKNAADQAAVASMRKLFNDIPFSGTIVIGEGERDEAPMLFIGEKVGGGNGTKIDIAVDPLECTNSVAFGRPNAISVLAAGPDGCLLHAPDTYMDKIAVGPKAADAIDIHAQVAENLKQIADALNKEIKDLMVVVLDRPRHEKLVGEIRAAGARITLIPDGDISGAIAPSIEGSGIDVLMGVGAAPEGVIAAAALKCLGGNMQGILKPRNEEEIERAKKMGVKDLNKVFEIDDLAKGDNLMFAATGVTDGPMLKGINFTSFGAVSHSMVMRSRSGTVRFIESRHVFEKEPKY